In Halobacteroides halobius DSM 5150, the genomic window AAAAGACATAGCTCCAGTTACAAATCTTTGTCTAATCTCTTCAACTGATTCTACCTCTTCTAAAGGAATTGGATCTTTATCTTTAAACTCGAAAAGACCTCTAATAGTAGCTAACTGCTCACTTTGATCATCAATTAATGAAGCATACTCTTTATAAAGCTCATAGTCTCCTTGACGAGTAGCCTGTTGTAATTTAGCAATTGCTTCTGGACTAAATAAGTGATGCTCTCCTTGTTTACGCCACTTATACTCTCCCTCAGTCTCTAACATTTTTTCAGAATTATTATTCAATCCTTGATAGGCATCTTGATGATTAGTAATTACTTCTTTTTCTAATACATCTAGACTAATCCCTTCAATTCTAGTCGTTGTACCTGGGAAATATTTTTCTACAAATTCTGAACTAAGACCTACAGCTTCAAAAATTTGCGCTCCCCGGTAACTTTGAATTGTAGAAATCCCCATTTTAGACATGATCTTAAACAAGCCTTTTTCTACAGCCTTAATATATTTTTTCTGTCTTTTCTTTCTTTTGCTCTCTTCTTCAGCTTCAGTTAAATATAATCCCTCTTCACTCATATAGGAGATAGTTTCTAAAGCAAGATAAGGATTAACAGCTAATGCACCATAACCAATTAATAAAGCAAAGTGCATAATTTCTCTTGCTCCTCCAGTTTCAACAATAATATCTACACCATTTCGCTTGTGTTCTCTAATTAAATAATTGTGTAAAGCAGAAGTTGCTAATAAACTAGGAATTGGAGCATTAAAATCATCAACTTTTCGGTCACTTAATACAATTGTATTATACCCCGCATCAATACTCTCTTCTACATGATGGAACATCTTTTCTAAACCTTTTTCTAAACCATTTTCTTCTTCTGGATCAAAGACCATTGGCACTACTCGAGTATTAAAGTCATTATCTTTTAAGTGTATTATTTTATCTAATTCTTCATTAGTTAAAATAGGTGAATCAAGTTCAATTGTCTTAGCTTTGTCTTCAGTTCTTTCTAGGATATTACCTTTAGAACCTAGATTTGACTTAAGAGACATAACAATTTCTTCTCGAATAGGATCAATCGGTGGATTTGTTACCTGCGCAAATAATTGCTTAAAGTAATTAAATAACGGCTTTTGATTATTAGATAAAACAGCTAATGGTGTATCATTACCCATTGAACCAATTGCCTCTTTTTTATTTTCAGCCATCGGGCCAATTAAAACACTTAAATCTTCACGATTATAACCAAATGCCCTTAACCTTTCTGGAATAGTATCAAAATCTTCATTATAACGCTTAACGCCCTCTTCTAAATCAGTTAAGTGTTGTTTATTCTTCTCTAACCATTGACCATAAGGATTAGCAGAACTTACTTCCTTTTTAATCTCTTCGTCTGGAATAATTCTACCTTCTTCTGTATCAACTAATAACATTTCACCTGGCTTTAAACGACCACTTTCAGCTACATTACTAGCTTCAACATCTAAAGTACCTATCTCAGAACCTAAGATTACATAGTCATCTTTAGTTACTATATATCTAGCTGGTCGTAAACCATTTCGATCTAAAGTAGCACCGATTTGCTTACCATCTGTAAATGCAATAGCAGCTGGACCATCCCATGGTTCCATCATGCAAGCATTATATTCATAATAATCACGTACTTCTTGATCTAATTCCTCATTTTTCTCCCAAGCTTCAGGAACTAACATCGTCATTGCTTCTACTAAACTAAATCCTGAAGCTAATAATAATTCAACTACATGATCTAAATTAGCTGAATCACTATCCTCTTCATTAGTCACTGGGAATAAATCATTGATCTCATCCCCTAATACTTCAGACTCTAAATCCGGTTCTCGAGCAGCCATCCAATTAATATTACCCCGTAACGTATTGATCTCACCATTATGGGCCAAATACTTAAATGGCTGAGCTAAATCCCAAGATGGGAAAGTATTAGTACTATATCTTTGGTGTACTAAAGCAATAGCCGACTTAACCTGTGGATCTGTTAAGTCCTGATAAAAGTCATTAATTTGTCTTGGTAACAATAAACCTTTATATACTAAGACCGAATTAGAAAAACTCGGCATATTAAAGTATTCTTTATTTTTAATATCAGATTCTGCAATCGCCTTTTCAATCTTACGACGAATTAAATATAACTTAAGTTCAAAATTATCTATAGCTTTATCTTTTTTAATAAAAACTTGCTTAATTACTGGACGGGTACTAGCAGCACTCTCGCCAATATTAGATGTATCAACTGGCACTTCACGCCACCCTAGTACTTTCTGTCCTTCCTCTCTAATTACCTGCTCAATAATTCCCTCTGCTAATAAACCTTCATCTAACTTCCGGGGTAAAAAGACCATACCTACACCATAATCTCCTACCTCGGGCAATTTAACGCCTTCTTGTTTCATCTCTTTTCTTAAAAACTGATCTGGCATCTGAATTAATAAGCCAGCTCCATCTCCTGTTAATGGATCTGCTCCAATACCACCACGATGGGCCAACCTCTCTAATATTTGTAATCCTTGCTCCACTACTTTATGACTTTTTTCACCTTTCATTTGAGCAATAAAACCTACTCCACAACTATCTTTTTCTTGCTTAGGTGAATATAGCCCTTCTGCTGGTGGAATACCTATTCCTTTAACCATTCTCTACTCCTCCTCTATTGTATATTATTTTAGTTACTCGAATAATTATTGAGGGTTAGTCAATATTATATGTAATTTAACACAAAAATTAAAGGAAAAATAATAAATAAAATTACTTCTTAAATTCTATTTTTTTACCTCTTTTATTAATTTCTACTACTTTTGTTGATAATTGATTAACTTTTTTTGCAAAGTCAGAAGTAATACTATAATCATCTGCAAAATGAATTGGTACTAATAACCGGGGTTCGATTGTCTTTATAAAATATTCTCCAGCTAGATAATAATACTCTTCTAATCTAGGATCAACTGGTATAAAAGCAATATCTATCTTTTTTCCTTTTAACTTGTCTAACTCCTCCTTAAAATCCTTTTCCTCTCGTTTGCGTTCTTGAGGACTAAACTTCTTCCAGTGCCACCAATTAAGATCTCCAGCATGAAAAATATTTAAGCCATCAACTTCTATATAAAAAGAAAGCCCTTGGTCTGTAGTCCCATAAGTTTCAACTAATATATCATCTAACTCTAACTTTTGATACTTGTCCATTTTATAGCGATTATCTTTTTCTTTGGCCTGAACATCAGCACTTAAGATATAATTAATATCGACCTCTTCGTCCCATTCAAAAATAACAGGGTTAAAATGATCATGATGATTATGGGTTACAAATACTAGATTATCTTTTTTTCTTTTAAAATCTTTAGTATCTAGCACACCATTACTTAAACTTCTTCTATCTTTACTCGGAGTATCATTATAATAATCAACTACTAACCATGCATTAGTAGTTTCTATTGCTACACCACTATGATATAAATGATAAATATTAGCTTGTCTCATCTTTATCACTCCTTCTTAAAATTACTGATATATAGTTTAACTTTTCCCAATTAAGTTCTCTTTTAAAATAAATACTGAGATAAAAATATTCATTTGTTGCCCTTTGTTGCCCACTGATTTACTAGTATTTTATATTTCTAGATTAAAATTTATCTTCCTGTTTGTAACTAAGAAATAATCTATGATAAAATATTAAAATGAGGAGGTAAAAATGAAAAAACCACAACAAGTTTTAGATATTGCTGGTTATGCCGGCGAGACTATTTTAACTAACGGTGGAGAAATCTATCGGGCTGAAGAAACTATTAATCGTATCTCACAAGCTTATGGTATGGAATATACACACAGTATAGTTACTCCTACAGGGCTCTTTGTTTCAATCGATGATGGTTATACTATTGTCAAAAGAATACATAGTCGTAGAGTACATCTAGATAAAATCAATCAAGTAAATACTTTTTCTCGAAAGTTGGCCCAAAAGACTACAGAATATCAAACAGCAATGACTAAGCTTCATAATATTGCTACTGCTAAAGATGAATATAATCTATCTATAGTTATCTTAGCTAGTGCATTAGCATCTTCTATGTACGCCATCTTGGCCCAAGGTAGTTATCTAGATATTTTTCCTTCTTTTATAGCTAGTTTAGGAGCACAACTATTTATTAGATTAAGTGGTTTCTTAAAAGATATCAATTTTATCCCAGAATTAATAGCTGGATTTATTGCAGGTGTTATTGCTAACTTATTTTATAGCTATGGTATTGGAACTAATTTAAGTATAATTACCGTTAGCGGAATTTTATCTTTTGTCCCTGGTGTTTCTGCTACTAATGCCATTCGTGACGCTATCAATGGTGACTTAATCTCAGCTACTAGTCGAGGTATAGAAGTGATTTTAGTTGCTATTAATTTAGCTGTAGGAGTAGCTATGGCTTTAGGGGTGTTTAGATAATGAAAATATTACTAGAATTAATTGCAAATTTCATTTTAGTTTTAGGTTATGGAATTGCTTTTCAAGCTCCTAAAAAAAGTTTATTTTTATTGGGATTAACAGGAACGTTTAGTTGGGCAGGATTATTAATCTCTCAGACTTTAACTAATAACTTAATACTTGCTTCCTTTATTGGAGCTATAATTGTTGGTATCTGTGGAGAAGTCTTTGCTCGCATTAAGAAACTACCAGCTACAGTATTTGTAATCTCTGGTATTTTACCTTTAGTACCAGGGGTTCCTGCTTATCGAACAATGCTTTATTTAATTAACCAAAAATATATTGCAGGGGTAGAAGCTGGAGTAAATACTTTAATGATTGCTGGAGCTATCTCGTTTGGAATAGCTATTGTAGGAGCCGGCGCTCAATACTATAAAGAAATTAAAAGCTAACTAGTTAACATTTCTATAAATATTTTCACTAACTTAGGGTCAAATTGAGTTCCTGCTCTTTTTTTAAGCTCTTTTATTACTTTTTTATAGGATGCAGAATCTTTATTAAGTACCTTTTCATATACTTCAAGAATCGCTAAAACTCTAGATAATAACGGAATCTCTTGCCCCTCTAATTGTTGAGGATAGCCACTTCCATCCCAATATTCATGATGAAATAAAATAGAATTAGCAATCGGAGTTAAGTCTGGAAAATTTTTAGCTAATCTATAACCAATTTCAGGGTGCTCTTGTACTCTTTTTTCTTCTTTGGGGGTTAAATCCTCCTTATTTTTATCTAATATTTCATCCTCAATAGCTAAGAGCCCAATATCTCTAAATCTAACTAATAATTTTAACTGTTTAAGTTGATCTACAGATAAGTCTAATTTAGGGCCAAATTCAATGGCTAATTTTTTAATTCTGGCTACTTTTAACCCTATTTCATCTGCCTTATTTAATAATTCCTGCTCTAGTGACTTAAGCATATTACACTCTACATGCTGCTTACAATTTAATTTATCTTGATACATCTTACCTTCTGCCTCATTAATTATATCATCTAGCTTTTGATTAAAATCTTTTTTTGTTGCTACGCCTAAAGCAATTCTAGGTTTGAGAGGACTGAATTTAGATTCTGCACATTCTTCATTAATTCTAGCTATAATTTTGTTTGCTTGTTGATGATTAGTATTAGGTAAAATAATTCCAAATTCATCCCCACCCCATCTAGCCACAATATCATTTTGATCCCGGGTAATCTTTTCTAATATACGAGCTATTTCCTCTAATAATTTATCACCTTTATCATGTCCAAACATATCATTAATTATTTTTAAACCATTAACATCTCCCATAATAATACTTAAAGGTAAATTATTCCTGTTATCTAACTGAGATAATTTCTTTTGGTAGCCACTACGATTATATAAACCAGTTAAACAGTCATGACAATTAAGATATCTAATCTCCTCTTCTACCTGCTTACGCTTATCAATATCCTGGTGAGTTCCTATCATTCTAATAGGTTGGCCATCTTTATCTCTACTAACTACTTTCCCACGCGTTAAAATCCATTTCCACTGCTTTGATTTAGTATATAATCTACACTCTACTTCATAAATTGATGTCTTTCCTGCTAGATGACGATCCATAGCATCTTTAACTCTCTTTATATCGTCAGGATGAAATAAATGTTGGAGGTATCTAAACCTTCCTGCTAATTCAGTTGTCTTATATCCTAACATATTGGCCCATTGATCATTAATATAGATTTTATCAGTCTTAATATTCCAATCCCATAACCCTTGATTAGTCCCCCATAAAGCTAACTTTAAACGTTTTTGACTACTTTTTAACTTTTTTTCTGCTTCCCTACGTTTGACTATGCTAAATACTAAAATAATAATAATTAAACTTAATAAAAAAATAGCTCCTGCTATCGCCCACACTTCAAACTTATATCTATTATAAACTAATAATAGAAACTTTTCTTTTTCTAGTTCATTTAAATTATAAGCCAACATAACCTTAGAACTTAAAATTAAAATTAATACTAGTATTCCTAAAGAAGCTAGCCTCTTTAACATTTACTCACCTCCCTTTCTGTTTTAAGCCAGGGCTAAACCTGGCCTAAAACTTACTTAGATTCATCAGCCCACTTCTCAATTCTTTTATCTACTAAATTATTAATAACCTCTACTTTCTTACCTGTTAATAACTCTATTCCTTCCTCAATACAACTAACAGTATAAATATGAAACTTATTATTGTTTACTGCTTTAATTACTTCATCTTTTAACATTAAATCATTTTTATTTTGTTTAGGGATTAAAACACCTTGTTTTCCAGTTAAACCTTCCTCCTTACAGACTCTAAAGAAACCTTCTATCTTCTCTGTTACTCCACCAACTGGTTGAACCTTCCCTTGTTGATTTACAGATCCAGTAACTGCTAAATCCTGTCTAAGAGGTACTTGGGCCAAAGCAGATAATAGAGTATATAACTCAGCACTAGATGCACTATCTCCATCAATCTCAGAATACATCTGCTCAAAACATAAACTAGCAGTTAAAGATAAAGGTTTATCTTGAGCAAACTTTTCTCCTAGATATGCTGTTAATATAAGTATGCCTTTATCATGAATTTTACCACTTAAATCCGCCTCACGCTCAATATTAATAACCCCACGTTGGCCCTGATAAACTGCAGCAGTAATCTTACTAGGTCGCCCAAAAGTATAATCACCTAAATCAAGTACAGATAAACCATTTATTTGACCTATCTTATCGCCTGTAGTTTCTAATAAAATTTTATCTTCTTGATATAACTCTTGAATCTTCTCTTCGTAACGATTGACTCTTTGTTCTCTTTTATTTAATACTTCTTTAATTGCAATTTCAGTAATTATTTCCTTATTATTTAACTTAGCTATAGTATCAGCTTCATACAACAGGTCAATAATCGTACTGAATTTAGTAGTTAATTTCTCTTGGTCTCTCCTAAGCCATGAGGAATATTCAATTACTTTAGCTACTGCTTTATAATCTAGAGGGCGTAAATCCTTCTCTTGACATTGTTGGGCAATAAACTGAGCTAATTGATAATTGTTCTTTTCATTCCTTTCCATTTCTGCATCAAAATCAGCCTTAATCTTAAATAACTTTTTAAAATCTGGATCATAGTGATAAAGTAAGCGATAGATTTGGGGGCTACCTAACAAAATAATCGTTAAATTACACTCTATACCTTCGGGCTCTAAAGTTACTAAAGGAAATTTATCATACTCCTGGCCTAAATTTTCAATCTCTACCTTGCCAGTTTTAAGAACTCTTTTTAAAGTCTGCCACGATTTAAAGCTCGATAGTAATTTTCTAGCCTCTAAAATCAAATATCCTCCATTAGCCCTTTGTAAAGCTCCAGTTTTAATCTTTAATAAATCAGTCTGCAATTGATTAGAATGATTGTCATACTCTATGCTTCCGACTAAATTATAGTATGTAGGATTAGTCTCTAAAATAACTGGAGCACCTTCAGATTCACTATTATCAACTACTAAATTAACCTTATATCGAGTCAATTTATCCTCTAGATTATCATTATCTTCTACTAAAAAGAAACTAGCATCTTGACCTTCTATTTCAAAAATATCTAAATTAGCAAGGATATCTTCTTGAAGTTTACTAAAGTAAGAATTAACCCGAGTAAAATTATTATACTTTTTAATTAAAGGATCTAGATAATTAGTAACTAGATCTAAAGCTAGTTCCTCCTTTAACTTTTCTACTTTAGATCTGTATTGTTCACGTATTTTTGTTACTTCATCAAAGACTTGATCAATCTTTTCTTGAATTAATTGAGTTGTCTGCTGAATTTTTTCTTTTTCTTCTGCTGCTAGTTGTGTATAATATTCTTCACTCATTGGATCTCCATCTTCTAATAAAGGAATAATAGCAAATCCTTCTTCTTCTCTCTCTAAAATATATCCTAATTCTTCTACTTCTTTTCTTAATTCAGTCCATAATAATTTACTTTGGCCTTTGTATCTATTCTTTAATTGACTCTTGCGCTTTTGAAATTCGTCACCAGAGAAAGTATGCTTCAAGGATTTTTGAATTTGGCTTAAAAAATCATCCATATCATCTTTAAATTCTTTTCCTAAACCTGCTGGCAAGTACAATATTTGTGGTTGTTTAGGATTATCAAAGTTGTATACATAACATAAGTCATCAGAAGGTTCTTCCTTTAGAGCTCGCTCTTTAATTAATGAAGTGATGTATTCTTGTTCCTCTGCATCACAAAAGTTAAGGGCAAAAATATTATATCCAGTCTGCTTTACTTCTAAACCAAAATCAATTGCCTCTAGAGCCCTTTTAGCCCCTAAAGCTGTAAAAAGAGGTGCCAATTCGTCAGTAGTAGCAAACTCAAACTGACTTAAATCACACTTCTTTCTTAAATCTTTAGAATCTAATTCAACTACCGTCATTATACTACCTCCTTTCTAATTACAGTATATTGTCATTAGACCAATTTCGGTAATAATATTTTTAAAAATTATAGTTTACTACCAGCTATATAAACTAATTTATCATTGGCCCTAACTTTTTGTTCATTATCAGGATTAGCAATTATTTCATTCTCGCGCTTAATGCCAATTAGAATTAGCCCATCCTTTTTTTTATACTTAATAAATAAATCTAAAAACTCTTGACCTACATCATCTTTTTTAGTTGTTAACATATATAATTGGTTACCACTTTCATTAGATAATAACTCTTCAATTACTTTAGAAGTCCCACTATAAAGTGCTGATCTAACTAATAGCTGACTACTAATCGCATTATCTACTATAATCTCATCAACATTGGCATTTCTTAAGTGAATTTTATTTCTACTATCACTAATTTCAGCTACAGTATAGATATTAGGATTTAAGTTCTCTATATTTAAAACAGTTAATACTGTCTTAGCATCATTTTGTTCTTTATTTACTATAATTGCCGCTCGAGCTTTCATCACTCCAGCCTTTTTTAATATGTCCTCTTCTTCCATAACTCCTTTAATAAAGTGCACATCATCATTATCCGGAAATGGATCGCGTTCCTTATTAGCTATTAAAACAATTTCTTGCTCTAAATTTTCATTTAAAATCTGTTGAATTATATCCTTCACCTTCCTATTCCATCCACAAATTATTAAATGATCTTCATATCTAGCTGGCACTTCACCAAGCTCCTTCCTTCTTTTAGTTTCTATAAAAAGATCGGCTAACTTAGCTGTAATTGCCCCTACAGTTCCAATCCCTAATAGCATAACCCAAATAGCTATTATTCTACCTATTAAAGTTTGAGGATACATATCTCCATACCCTACAGTCGTAGCTGTCACAACAGCCCACCATAAAGCATCTCCAAAAGTTCTAAAATATTCTCCTTCTTCTACTAATACAATTCCTCCCGCACTTAAAGGAAATAAAGTTAGTACAATTAATAGTAATCTCCGTAATGTTTTATTATTTAGCTCAGATTTTACCCTTTTTAAATAACTTTTGAGATAATTTAACATTTTAGCCCTCCCTAAAATTTAGGACTAACTTTCAGTTATATTATGTTGTGATTTAATCTGATCTTGTAGTTCCTCCTTTTGATGGGCAAACCAGCTATGATGTAAGTCTTCTTCAATTAAATTAGACCATAATAATTTCTGTAGCTTTTTAGAATCGGTATATTTTATTAACCTTCTATAATCCTTAATAGCCCTTCTTTCTAATGTAAGATTAATTCTAAATAAATTAACTGTTCCTGTTAATGAAGTCAAACTACCTGCTGTAGAGCCTAATAACCGTCCTAAACCATTTCCCATTTTGGTAGGCGTTCCTCCTAGATTAGTAATTTCTTTTTTTATTTTTTTAGCATGCTCTTTTTCAATGGTAGCAAATTTATCTAAGACTTTTTTTATATAATCGTCTTTACTTTCTTGCTGTTGCCTTTTATATAATTCATACTGATTTATTTCTAAAAAATAAAACCAATTAAGCCAGATTAGCATTTTTTTAGGCTTCATCTTTATCTCCTTTCTTCAAACTAACCATTACTCTTAATTTATATTTTGTAACTAACTTATTTTTTTATACAAATAATGTCAACATAAAAATGATTTAAATACTTAAACTAATACTAATTTGAATTATAGGAGAAATGAGGTGTAAAGATGGGTAATGATCGTTATGATGCAGTAGTTGTTGGAGCAGGACCAGCAGGCTCAAGTGCAGCTCTTAAAATGGCAGAAAATGACTTATCAGTTGCTCTAATTGAAAGAGGAAAGGAACCAGGTAGTAAGAATATGTTTGGGGGTAATATCTATCGAAAACCAACAGCCAAAATAATACCTGCTTTTTGGGAAGAAGCGCCTTTAGAAAGACCTTTGGTTACTGATGAACTATGGATGATGGATAAAACTTCAGCATTTAAAGTGGGGTTTACCGGTTTAGAGTTTAAAAAAGCACCCTATAATAAATTCTCTGCTATCAGAAGTCAATTTGATAAATGGTTTGCCCAGCAAGCTGTTAATGAAGGAGCTCATTTATTAACAAATAGCTTGGCTACTGATTTAGTTTACCATAAGACTGGACTTTTAAATAAAAAGGTAGATGGAATTAAGTTAGATACTGGAGAGGTCATTTATGCTAATGTAGTAGTTTTAGCCGAAGGAGCTAATGCTATTTTAACTAAAAAAGCTGGTTTGCGAGGTGACTTAGAAGCTTCTAGTATGACTTTATATGTCAAAGAAGAGTTAGCTTTACCTGCTAAAAAAATTGAAGAACGGTTTAAATTAGAGCCAGGTGAAGGTGCTACTATTGGCATAATTGGTTATCCAACTGCAGGAGTAGTTGGTAAAGGCGGGATCTGGACTAATAAGGAATCTCTTTCTTTGATTGTTGGGGGTTATCTAAATCAGATTAATAATAAAGGATTAAATCCTTATCAAATGTTATATCACTTTAAAAACCACCCTTTAATTAAAAGATTAATAGAAGGAGCAAAACCTATAGCCTATAAATCACATATTATCCCTAAAGGTGGTTATGAAAATATACCTCAACTTTATGATGACGGTATATTAGTAATTGGAGACGCAGCCATGATGGTTAGTGGACGTAGAGGAACAGATTTAGCTATGATAACGGGGCTATACGCTGCTGAGACAGTAGCTCAAGCTAGAGCTGCTCAAGACTTTAGTGCTAAATTACTAAAAGGTTACCACAAACGAGTGATGAATAGCTTCTTTATGAAGAATATTAAAAAAAGTAAATCAGCTAAAAAATATTACAAACAACATCCTGACTCTGATTTTTTAATTGCTAAAGCTGTTAATGATGCTGCTTATGATTTCTTTAGAGTGCAACTTAAATCAAATAAAGAAAAAATGAATGATATCCAAAAAGAACTTTTAAATATGCAACCTCTTAAAAAAACAATTACAGACCTTTATTATGGCTGGAAAGATTGGGGGGTCTTTTAATGGGAAATTTCTTAAAAAATAACCAATCTCCCTTACAATATGTCACAATAGAAGTAGACGAAGAGTCACATATTGAGATTAAAGAAAAAGATGTTTGTATTACAGAATGTGAAAATAAACCTTGCACTTACTATTGTCCTACTCGAGTTTATTCTTGGGACCAGGAAAGTAATAAAATTAAAATTGATTATACAAGATGTATTGAATGTATGGCTTGTCCGTACGGCTGCCCTTATCGTAATATTAATTGGCATTTTCCTAGAGGGGGCTATGGAGTTAATTATCAGTTATAGGAGGCACTTAAATGGAAAAAAGATATAAAGTAATGGTTGGAGTCTTTGCTTCAGTACCATTTCTAATGGTTTTAGGAAACTCAATGCTAATTCCAGAGTTTCCTAAAATAAAATCAGCCCTAAATATTAATCAGTTTCAAGTAGGATTAATGATTACTCTTTTTTCAGCTGCAGCAGGATTGTCTATTCCATTTTTAGGTTATCTATCAGATAGATATGGTAGAAAGGTTATTTTAATTCCTTCATTAATTATCTATGGGTTAGGTGGGGTAGTATCTGGAATTACAGCTGTAACACTAGGAAAGAAAGGGTATTATCTTATTTTATTAGGACGCATTATCCAAGGGATTGGAGCTGCAGGCACTTATCCTATTGTGATTGCTTTAGTTGGTGATATTTTTCAATCAGAAGAAAGAAGTACAGCATTAGGAATCATAGAATCAGCTAATGGGTTAGGTAAAGTTCTTAGTCCTTTATTAGGGGCTGCAGTAGCTTTAATTGTCTGGCATGCTTTATTTTTTTCTTATGCTTTCTTAGCTATTCCTATTGCTTTAGCAGTTTATTTCTTGGTACAAGAGCCTAAAAGAAGTAAAAAAAAGGAAAGTTTAATGACTTATCTAACTCAAATTAAGTCTATTTTTCAAGAAAAGGGGAAATCACTCTTCTTTAGTTTATTAGCTGGAATAACTGTTCTATTTATACTATTTGGCGTATTATCTTTTATTTCAGACTTGTTTGAGACCAAATATAAAGTTG contains:
- a CDS encoding Lon protease family protein, with the translated sequence MTVVELDSKDLRKKCDLSQFEFATTDELAPLFTALGAKRALEAIDFGLEVKQTGYNIFALNFCDAEEQEYITSLIKERALKEEPSDDLCYVYNFDNPKQPQILYLPAGLGKEFKDDMDDFLSQIQKSLKHTFSGDEFQKRKSQLKNRYKGQSKLLWTELRKEVEELGYILEREEEGFAIIPLLEDGDPMSEEYYTQLAAEEKEKIQQTTQLIQEKIDQVFDEVTKIREQYRSKVEKLKEELALDLVTNYLDPLIKKYNNFTRVNSYFSKLQEDILANLDIFEIEGQDASFFLVEDNDNLEDKLTRYKVNLVVDNSESEGAPVILETNPTYYNLVGSIEYDNHSNQLQTDLLKIKTGALQRANGGYLILEARKLLSSFKSWQTLKRVLKTGKVEIENLGQEYDKFPLVTLEPEGIECNLTIILLGSPQIYRLLYHYDPDFKKLFKIKADFDAEMERNEKNNYQLAQFIAQQCQEKDLRPLDYKAVAKVIEYSSWLRRDQEKLTTKFSTIIDLLYEADTIAKLNNKEIITEIAIKEVLNKREQRVNRYEEKIQELYQEDKILLETTGDKIGQINGLSVLDLGDYTFGRPSKITAAVYQGQRGVINIEREADLSGKIHDKGILILTAYLGEKFAQDKPLSLTASLCFEQMYSEIDGDSASSAELYTLLSALAQVPLRQDLAVTGSVNQQGKVQPVGGVTEKIEGFFRVCKEEGLTGKQGVLIPKQNKNDLMLKDEVIKAVNNNKFHIYTVSCIEEGIELLTGKKVEVINNLVDKRIEKWADESK
- a CDS encoding potassium channel family protein — translated: MLNYLKSYLKRVKSELNNKTLRRLLLIVLTLFPLSAGGIVLVEEGEYFRTFGDALWWAVVTATTVGYGDMYPQTLIGRIIAIWVMLLGIGTVGAITAKLADLFIETKRRKELGEVPARYEDHLIICGWNRKVKDIIQQILNENLEQEIVLIANKERDPFPDNDDVHFIKGVMEEEDILKKAGVMKARAAIIVNKEQNDAKTVLTVLNIENLNPNIYTVAEISDSRNKIHLRNANVDEIIVDNAISSQLLVRSALYSGTSKVIEELLSNESGNQLYMLTTKKDDVGQEFLDLFIKYKKKDGLILIGIKRENEIIANPDNEQKVRANDKLVYIAGSKL
- a CDS encoding ferritin-like domain-containing protein gives rise to the protein MKPKKMLIWLNWFYFLEINQYELYKRQQQESKDDYIKKVLDKFATIEKEHAKKIKKEITNLGGTPTKMGNGLGRLLGSTAGSLTSLTGTVNLFRINLTLERRAIKDYRRLIKYTDSKKLQKLLWSNLIEEDLHHSWFAHQKEELQDQIKSQHNITES
- a CDS encoding FAD-dependent oxidoreductase, which produces MGNDRYDAVVVGAGPAGSSAALKMAENDLSVALIERGKEPGSKNMFGGNIYRKPTAKIIPAFWEEAPLERPLVTDELWMMDKTSAFKVGFTGLEFKKAPYNKFSAIRSQFDKWFAQQAVNEGAHLLTNSLATDLVYHKTGLLNKKVDGIKLDTGEVIYANVVVLAEGANAILTKKAGLRGDLEASSMTLYVKEELALPAKKIEERFKLEPGEGATIGIIGYPTAGVVGKGGIWTNKESLSLIVGGYLNQINNKGLNPYQMLYHFKNHPLIKRLIEGAKPIAYKSHIIPKGGYENIPQLYDDGILVIGDAAMMVSGRRGTDLAMITGLYAAETVAQARAAQDFSAKLLKGYHKRVMNSFFMKNIKKSKSAKKYYKQHPDSDFLIAKAVNDAAYDFFRVQLKSNKEKMNDIQKELLNMQPLKKTITDLYYGWKDWGVF
- a CDS encoding ferredoxin family protein, whose amino-acid sequence is MGNFLKNNQSPLQYVTIEVDEESHIEIKEKDVCITECENKPCTYYCPTRVYSWDQESNKIKIDYTRCIECMACPYGCPYRNINWHFPRGGYGVNYQL
- a CDS encoding MFS transporter; translation: MEKRYKVMVGVFASVPFLMVLGNSMLIPEFPKIKSALNINQFQVGLMITLFSAAAGLSIPFLGYLSDRYGRKVILIPSLIIYGLGGVVSGITAVTLGKKGYYLILLGRIIQGIGAAGTYPIVIALVGDIFQSEERSTALGIIESANGLGKVLSPLLGAAVALIVWHALFFSYAFLAIPIALAVYFLVQEPKRSKKKESLMTYLTQIKSIFQEKGKSLFFSLLAGITVLFILFGVLSFISDLFETKYKVVGLKKGLILALPILFMSISSYLSGIYLEKKGQYFKHAMALGLFIATIALTILPFLEGLILYLIAMAILGVGNGLVLPALNTLVTSTAASTHRGGITSIYGSSRFLGVAFGPPTFSLLNQISTTVMFITAAVIALTVSLLTFFLVNEDDLLGNQQKEN